The following coding sequences lie in one Trichoderma breve strain T069 chromosome 1, whole genome shotgun sequence genomic window:
- a CDS encoding NACHT domain-containing protein encodes MPLSKRASLQAQRMMREAFMELERVITVSDRAQLKNLSLEDVQQAALQIEKQLAASQSLRNMRRLAPLFTGLGHYSQAIEVLCSGTPYLPWLWAPIKLVLKISADYIEAFEQIIKVYCRLAEPLARFNLFDRAYSNNIEVQNTLAVYYSDILKFHGEAYKFVRRNAWQRLFATSWGRFQRRFDNIFADLKAHEDLVDKTANAANLSEAKEMREKLEDWRQQEMAKLKKEEEERTSTEFQAVLSVLKVDEIHQIKVFDNLISEADRNLGSCSWILQQQKIRSWARCERDTQFVVLHGVVGSGKSVLAAQIATFLRALEGSLVAAHFCTYLYPESTDYNYIMRSLMIQIIRLDPELITLSYDWLILKKKAPSNTVVEQLLRLLVEAMGALAEKKKTLHIIIDGLDECDDNTVASVVKTLDKLVTSASSSASTLLKVLLCTQMRPERINDIRPSLSQLGITDGDVTALASQITQKADGMFLWAKLVMEYINKNLFYHRDEILKAAVSLPRELGEFYGRMLSQIMANFDERSSQRISAVLSWIAFAKRPLRLAELLSALAFDTKQEQVDGLVPAYILDRCEPLIQKQADSSYSFVHVSVRDFLQSSDTALLITEDESQRRHGLATIRCLLSGQQIFAPLYPDSERTLRVLCGLHGFHMYATEYWVDYLLASLEFDQAQFFDSDFFALSCRLAENFIAAETDCEAAYGSLSDTRLALIRQKDYRLYKMVKVVLLEQNKETIEVVSIHGAASHSTTFL; translated from the exons atgccGTTAAGTAAGAGGGCCTCTCTTCAGGCGCAGCGCATGATGCGAGAAGCATTCATGGAGCTCGAAAGAGTCATCACTGTTTCCGATCGGGCGCAACTGAAAAATCTGTCGCTTGAAGATGTTCAGCAGGCAGCTCTCCAAATCGAAAAGCAGCTTGCAGCAAGTCAGTCGTTGCGAAATATGCGGAGACTAGCACCTTTGTTCACTGGCTTGGGCCACTATTCACAAGCGATTGAAGTTTTATGCAGTGGAACGCCGTATTTGCCTTGGCTATGGGCACCCATTAAGCTTGTGTTGAAG ATATCCGCCGATTACATCGAAGCCTTTGAGCAGATCATCAAGGTTTATTGCAGGCTAGCTGAGCCGTTGGCTCGATTTAACCTCTTTGATCGCGCTTATTCAAACAACATAGAAGTCCAAAACACTTTGGCAGTGTATTATTCGGATATTCTTAAATTCCACGGAGAAGCTTACAAGTTTGTCCGGCGCAATG CATGGCAGCGCCTCTTTGCTACTTCTTGGGGACGCTTCCAACGGCGGTTCGACAACATATTTGCTGATCTAAAAGCGCATGAGGATCTCGTTGATAAAACAGCTAATGCGGCTAATTTATCAGAGGcaaaagagatgagagagaaactAGAAGACTGGAGACAGCAAGAAATGGCCAAactcaagaaggaggaagaggagcgtACAAGTACCGAATTTCAAGCTGTCTTGAGTGTCTTGAAAGTTGACGAGATTCACCAGATCAAAGTATTTGACAATCTCATTTCTGAAGCAGACCGAAACCTCGGGTCTTGCAGTTGGATActtcagcaacaaaagaTTCGATCGTGGGCGAGATGCGAACGCGATACTCAGTTTGTTGTGCTTCATGGCGTCGTCGGGAGCGGTAAAAGTGTCTTGGCAGCACAAATCGCGACTTTTCTCCGTGCTTTAGAGGGCTCTTTGGTAGCAGCTCATTTCTGCACATATCTCTACCCTGAGTCAACAGACTACAACTACATAATGCGGTCCTTGATGATACAAATCATTCGTTTGGATCCTGAACTCATCACGCTGTCGTATGACTGGTtaatcttgaagaagaaagcccCAAGCAACACTGTGGTTGAACAACTTCTACGCCTCTTAGTCGAAGCCATGGGAGCCttggcagaaaagaaaaagacccTTCACATTATTATTGACGGGCTAGATGAATGTGATGATAATACAGTAGCGAGTGTTGTAAAAACACTCGACAAGCTGGTTacttctgcttcatcttctgcctCAACTCTTCTTAAAGTGCTGTTATGCACTCAAATGAGGCCTGAA AGGATAAACGATATTCGGCCAAGTCTCTCTCAGTTAGGTATCACTGATGGCGATGTCACGGCGCTGGCATCTCAAATCACGCAGAAAGCAGATG GCATGTTTCTCTGGGCAAAACTCGTCATGGAGTATATAAATAAGAATCTATTCTACCACCGCGATGAGATTTTGAAGGCAGCGGTTAGTCTGCCCAGGGAGCTCGGCGAATT CTATGGTCGGATGTTATCGCAGATTATGGCCAATTTTGACGAAAGATCTTCTCAGCGAATCAGCGCCGTCCTAAGCTGGATCGCATTTGCAAAACGGCCGCTCCGTTTAGCAGAGCTTTTATCTGCTTTGGCCTTTGACACCAAACAAGAACAAGTTGATGGGCTTGTGCCGGCTTATATCCTTGATAGGTGCGAGCCTCTCATCCAGAAGCAGGCCGACTCTTCTTATTCGTTTGTCCATGTGTCAGTTAGGGA CTTTCTTCAGAGTTCCGATACAGCACTCTTAATCACGGAGGACGAGTCACAAAGACGACATGGGCTTGCTACCATTCGCTGTCTCTTATCTGGTCAGCAAATCTTTGCTCCTTTATACCCAGACTCTGAAAGAACCTTGAGAGTTCTTTGTGGGCTTCACGGCTTCCATATGTACGCTACCGAATATTGGGTCGACTACCTTCTGGCATCTCTTGAGTTTGACCAAGCTCAGTTTTTCGATTCCGATTTCTTTGCGTTATCTTGTCGTCTGGCGGAAAACTTTATAGCTGCAGAAACCGATTGCGAAGCCGCATATGGCAGCCTGTCAGACACACGACTTGCTCTGATACGACAGAAAGATTACCGCCTGTACAAAATGGTGAAGGTGGTGCTCCTGgaacaaaacaaagagacAATAGAAGTGGTGTCAATCCATGGTGCAGCTTCCCATTCTACAACATTTCTTTGA
- a CDS encoding RNA recognition motif domain-containing protein: protein MAATDPESPQSPEVDKSASSKRKAEVEEIEVDVNAPEPPSKRARRALKKGKPLPAKPSSDDEKDDKDGEKEGKEKVRSEHGVWIGNLPFRLTAAELRTWLIDNAGGVITEEAITRVKLPTVKDATRPKGEKPANKGFAYVDFTDIGGKVAAIALSETDLNGRKLLIKDAKSFEGRPAKEKEPEEATGKSDAASSKNKTEQRQETNASRKVFVGNLSFKVTEEDLIRNFEKCGEIEWAKLATFEDSGKCKGYGWIKFKEPEAAAWAVKGFVKIKEAVETEEDFRDDKSDDEAEDGEKSAQQKQFKTRKWWVNRMLGRELKLELAEDDQVRYKKRFGKDKKADDTSRPPRRPRADDRDNSRGSRPEAAPSKGAPDIAVARLTGGLVEHTGTKVTFD, encoded by the coding sequence ATGGCAGCCACAGATCCAGAATCTCCCCAATCGCCGGAAGTCGACAAGTCGGCTTCCTCTAAGCGCAAGGCCGAGGTTGAGGAAATCGAGGTCGACGTAAATGCACCGGAACCGCCGTCAAAACGTGCGCGACGAGCCCTCAAGAAGGGAAAGCCCTTGCCAGCCAAGCCCTCGAGCGACGATGAGAAGGATGATAAAGATGGTGAGAAGGAAGGCAAGGAGAAAGTACGGTCTGAGCATGGAGTCTGGATTGGCAACCTGCCATTCAGGCTGACGGCTGCCGAGCTTCGCACATGGCTGATAGACAATGCCGGAGGTGTCATCACGGAAGAGGCGATTACAAGAGTGAAGCTGCCTACGGTTAAGGACGCCACCCGACccaagggcgagaagccTGCAAACAAGGGATTTGCCTACGTCGACTTTACAGACATTGGCGGCAAGGtcgctgccattgccctcTCGGAGACAGATCTCAATGGACGCAAGCTGCTCATCAAGGACGCCAAGTCATTCGAAGGTCGCCCGGCTAAAGAGAAGGAACCCGAAGAGGCAACCGGGAAATCCGATGCGGCATCctccaagaacaagacggAGCAGCGCCAAGAGACCAACGCCAGCCGCAAAGTGTTTGTGGGCAACCTGAGCTTCAAGGTCACTGAGGAGGACCTGATCCGAAACTTTGAAAAGTGCGGAGAGATTGAGTGGGCCAAGCTGGCTACGTTTGAGGACTCGGGCAAATGCAAGGGCTATGGCtggatcaagttcaaggagcCAGAAGCTGCCGCCTGGGCCGTCAAGGGCTttgtcaagatcaaggaaGCGGTGGAGACCGAGGAGGATTTCCGGGATGACAAGAGTGACGATGAggccgaagatggagagaagtCGGCGCAGCAGAAGCAGTTCAAGACAAGAAAGTGGTGGGTGAACCGCATGCTGGGACGCGAGCTCAAGCTTGAGCTGGCCGAGGACGACCAGGTGCGATACAAGAAGCGCTTCGGCAAGGATAAGAAGGCCGACGACACATCAAGACCTCCTAGGAGACCCAGGGCAGACGACAGGGACAACAGCAGGGGAAGCAGACCAGAGGCTGCGCCATCAAAGGGTGCTCCGGACATTGCTGTGGCTCGTCTCACAGGAGGCTTGGTTGAGCATACCGGAACCAAGGTTACATTTGACTAG
- a CDS encoding rad52/22 family double-strand break repair protein domain-containing protein: MPAPGDQHQEWPNPFEEAKPRIAGWSAKEIATIASRLDKQLGPEYISSRAGPGGSRVHYLTAEKVIGLANEVFGFNGWSSSIQNIQVDFADENPTSQRVSIGLSVIVRVTLRDGTYHEDVGYGSIENAKGKAMAFEKAKKEGTTDALKRTLRNFGNILGNCIYDQDYVKQVTKIKAQTNKKFDPDNLHRHSDFAKKDMSKDVTMAGNVNNAGSNTTANAAVTAAAAAPTSAAGGFKIEPMDSFDDFLGELDEADFCVPGDGHPDEIMLPSAANPPNDKPAANESRPGQPAKPMPGNNLNRPPQPQPQPYTPRQGQPPRPQNAPQGKDSVNQTMAPPPQAPPPGEPVAFFSARSTMPDTNQAGNPSQQKQLFNPKAESPSIRKTPGIDHTSSKPVARNGQHVPPANSQATSTPSGNTGGFTSLRQSIGSSQARSNPMNPSLDQARRIGAPGGGLGSPLANRGQYKPPTMKRTLPSEANAANGTRSPLADIPTNAGNGNGEDGLDAKRQKVA; the protein is encoded by the exons ATGCCTGC CCCGGGCGATCAACACCAGGAGTGGCCCAACCCTTtcgaggaggccaagccgCGCATAGCTGGATGGTCAGCCAAGGAAATCGCCACAATCGCCTCGAGGCTTGACAAGCAGCTCGGCCCCGAGTACATCTCTTCGCGCGCCGGTCCCGGCGGTTCACGGGTGCATTATCTCACTGCCGAAAAGGTCATTGGCCTCGCCAACGAGGTTTTCGGCTTCAACGGGTGGTCGTCCTCGATCCAAAACATCCAAGTCGATTTTGCCGACGAGAATCCAACGTCGCAGCGCGTCAGCATCGGGCTGTCTGTCATCGTTCGGGTCACTCTTCGAGATGGGACCTACCACGAGGATGTCGGCTACGGCTCAATAGAGAACGCCAAAGGGAAGGCGATGGCCTTTGAAAAGGCGAAAAAGGAGGGGACCACAGATGCTCTGAAACGAACCCTGAGGAACTTTGGCAACATTCTGGGCAACTGCATCTACGACCAGGACTACGTCAAGCAGGTTACCAAGATTAAGGCCCAGACCAACAAGAAGTTTGATCCGGATAATCTTCACCGACACTCAGATTTTGCGAAGAAAGATATGAGCAAGGATGTGACCATGGCTGGCAACGTGAACAATGCTGGTAGCAATACCACAGCCAATGCCGCCGtcactgctgctgcggctgctccCACGTCCGCAGCGGGAGGGTTCAAGATAGAACCAATGGACTCATTTGATGACTTCTTGGGGG AACTTGACGAAGCTGATTTCTGCGTGCCCGGAGATGGCCATCCCGATGAAATTATGCTTCCCAGCGCGGCCAACCCACCCAACGACAAGCCTGCTGCTAACGAGTCAAGGCCGGGTCAGCCAGCAAAGCCTATGCCGGGAAATAACTTGAATCGACCGCCGCaaccgcagccgcagccgtATACTCCTCGACAAGGACAACCACCTCGACCGCAGAATGCCCCTCAAGGCAAGGACTCTGTCAACCAAACGatggctcctcctcctcaggcCCCTCCTCCGGGAGAGCCCGTGGCATTCTTCTCGGCAAGATCTACCATGCCTGATACAAACCAGGCCGGCAATCCAagccagcagaagcagctcttcaaccCCAAGGCCGAAAGCCCTTCGATACGAAAGACTCCAGGAATCGATCACACGTCATCTAAGCCCGTTGCGAGGAACGGCCAGCATGTCCCTCCGGCTAACAGCCAAGCAACGTCTACACCAAGTGGCAACACCGGCGGCTTCACATCACTACGGCAGTCAATCGGCAGCTCTCAAGCCAGGAGCAATCCGATGAATCCATCTCTAGACCAAGCTCGTAGAATAGGAGCTCCGGGTGGTGGTCTGGGCAGTCCCCTTGCAAACCGGGGCCAATACAAGCCTCCAACAATGAAACGAACGCTACCGAGCGAAGCCAATGCGGCTAATGGGACGAGGTCGCCATTGGCTGACATTCCAACAAATGCAGGCAACGGTAACGGCGAGGATGGGCTGGACgcaaagaggcagaaagTGGCATGA
- a CDS encoding ORMDL family domain-containing protein: MTDRSAGGRRRRSSSILQVYHEPPETLEQMSDQAVIPNMNANWTNAKGAWTIHIVIIACLKILYDVIPGSSQEASWTLTNMTYMVGSYIMFHYVRGIPFDFNGGAFDNLNMWEQIDNGAQYTPTKKFLLSVPIVLFLLSTHYTHYDSTYFVINFLATLAVVIPKLPFSHRMRFSFFSDIPEEE, translated from the exons ATGACCGACCGAAGCGCTGGTGGCCGCCGGAGGAGGTCTAGCAGTATCCTCCAGGTCTACCACGAGCCCCCCGAGACGCTTGAGCAGATGAGCGATCAGGCTGTTATACCGAACATGAACGCCAACTGGACAAACGCAAAAG GGGCCTGGACTAtccacatcgtcatcatcgcctgcCTCAAAATCCTCTACGATGTTATCCCGGGCAGTTCCCAGGAAGCTTCGTGGACGCTGACCAACATGACGTACATGGTCGGCTCCTACATCATGTTCCACTACGTTCGAGGCATTCCCTTTGACTTCAACGGCGGTGCCTTTGACAACCTCAACATGTGGGAGCAGATCGACAACGGAGCCCAGTACACACCGACCAAGAAGTTTCTCCTCAGTGTCCCTATCGTGCTATTTTTACTCAGCACACATTATACCCACTACGACTCAACATACTTTGTCATTAACTTCCTCGCTACGCTGGCTGTTGTCATTCCGAAGCTACCATTT AGCCACCGAATGCgattcagcttcttttcagacattccagaagaagagtga
- a CDS encoding DSBA-like thioredoxin domain-containing protein, whose protein sequence is MYESQVTFTLDTICPWTYMAKKRLDQALAKFRSSPMASSISYTLHFAPYQLNPNFPPEADRLQWYLDNKHFGDATTQQVFQAHMTNIAEPLGIALRFDGYMGNTLHAHRVVQYFQSSKGPETANKLIDALYERYFEKGEHPSRDEVLIGACVEAGISEEEAKKVVGDKEIGLAEVKAKLREVSRDVDAVPVVMVEGRRRDITLTGAKEVEEYVKTLEKIANEST, encoded by the exons ATGTATGAGTCGCAGGTTACTTTTACGCTGGACACTATATGTCCTTG GACATACATGGCCAAGAAAAG ATTAGACCAAGCACTCGCAAAATTCCGCTCCTCCCCCatggcctcctccatctcctaCACCCTCCACTTCGCCCCCTACCAGCTCAACCCAAACTTCCCTCCCGAAGCAGACCGCCTGCAGTGGTACCTCGACAACAAGCACTTCGGCGACGCCACCACCCAGCAGGTCTTCCAGGCGCACATGACCAACATCGCCGAGCCCCTCGGCATCGCCCTGCGCTTCGACGGATACATGGGGAACACCCTGCACGCGCACCGCGTAGTGCAGTATTTCCAGTCTTCCAAGGGCCCTGAAACGGCGAACAAGCTTATTGATGCGTTGTATGAGCGGTATTTTGAGAAGGGGGAGCATCCTTCTAGGGATGAGGTGTTGATAGGGGCGTGTGTGGAGGCGGGGATTagtgaggaggaggcgaagaaggttGTGGGTGATAAGGAGATTGGGTTGGCAGAGGTTAAGGCGAAGTTGAGGGAGGTGAGTCGGGATGTTGATGCGGTGCCGGTTGTGATGGtggaggggaggaggagggatATTACGCTGACGGGGGCGAAGGAGGTGGAAGAGTATGTGAAGacgctggagaagattgctAACGAGAGTACCTGA
- a CDS encoding SUR7/PalI family domain-containing protein has translation MGVGTFFHYFGTVLLLAATALLIVVSVTAPVVNDLSILKVDVSGSSTIDRITFGTFGYCIIRDGPDDCTKAHVGYDATAALAGVQGLTFSKGDRDSARVLTRVLILHPIAAGLTFLAFLLCLGTSFLGSFVASLFSFLAFLVTVVAMACDFAGFSIIKHAVNTRGPNNLHARWGPTVWCILVAAALNLIATVLVFITCCAGRRKKTHTHRGKADY, from the exons ATGGGTGTCGGCACATTCTTTCACTACTTCGGCACagtgctgcttcttgctgccACGGCTCTCCTTATTGTCGTGTCGGTCACCGCGCCTGTGGTCAACGACCTCTCTATCTTGAAGGTCGACGtcagtggcagcagcactaTAGACAGAATAACATTTGGCACATTTGGATACTGCATCATCAGAGA CGGACCTGATGACTGCACCAAGGCTCACGTTGGCTACGATGCCACCGCCGCTCTCGCAGGAGTCCAAGGCCTTACCTTCTCCAAGGGCGACCGCGATTCCGCCAGGGTCCTCACCCGAGTTCTGATTCTGCACcccattgctgctggcctcaccttcttggccttcttgctCTGCCTGGGCACCAGCTTCCTCGGCTCCTTTGTCGcctccctcttttccttcctGGCCTTTCTCGTCACAGTCGTCGCCATGGCCTGTGACTTTGCCGGCTTCTCGATCATCAAGCACGCCGTCAACACCAGGGGCCCCAACAACCTCCATGCTCGCTGGGGTCCTACCGTCTGGTGCATtcttgtcgccgccgccttgAACCTCATCGCAACGGTCTTGGTCTTCATCACCTGCTGTGCTGGCCGTAGAAAGAAGACCCACACCCACCGCGGCAAGGCTGACTACTAA
- a CDS encoding cut8, nuclear proteasome tether protein domain-containing protein encodes MNVLLSPQFPVFPHQHENPHLSQRNLSSLQNMSTRKRKADEDGDENMSPMSSPAVSSRPLIRPSKKFRSNDLIGRPLPLPRLLETLDTNQLRTVLERICERHPDIGQEVVSQAPRPTVAAAMDVLQSYQEKLNAAAPYGNSSAEYTYDRVKAPLVALIDALSDFTPQFLPPIETQPTKSLEFLDGATRFIHNLPNWQPQAYRHHKENAYEDISKAWALVINEAAKRGGGFNLHTDGWDQKLARHNEQSGGRLGTAITAMSNSVGWISNENAEQNSILNQIVSGAYGAPVRVGPW; translated from the exons ATGAATGTGCTGCTGTCGCCGCAGTTTCCAGTTTTTCCTCATCAGCACGAAAACCCACATCTATCTCAGCGAAACC TCTCATCGCTTCAAAACATGAGCACCCGAAAACGAAAGGCcgacgaagatggagacgaaAACATGTCGCCCATGAGCTCACCCGCTGTGTCCTCTCGCCCTCTTATTCGCCCGTCAAAAAAATTCAGATCAAACGATCTAATCGGAAGGCCACTACCTCTGCCTCGGCTTTTGGAAACCCTCGACACGAATCAGCTACGAACAGTGTTGGAACGCATCTGCGAGCGTCATCCGGATATTGGACAAGAGGTGGTTTCTCAAGCGCCCCGGCCCACGGTCGCCGCAGCCATGGATGTCCTGCAGTCTTATCAAGAGAAATTGAACGCTGCCGCTCCATATGGCAATAGCAGCGCGGAATACACCTACGACCGAGTCAAGGCCCCTCTGGTCGCTTTGATCGATGCTCTCTCCGATTTCACCCCTCAGTTTCTTCCACCGATAGAAACCCAGCCTACCAAATCTCTCGAATTCCTCGACGGCGCGACAAGATTCATTCACAACCTTCCCAACTGGCAGCCGCAAGCCTATCGTCACCACAAAGAAAATGCATACGAAGACATCTCCAAAGCATGGGCCTTGGTTATCAACGAAGCTGCGAAGCGGGGTGGTGGTTTCAACCTACACACGGATGGATGGGATCAGAAACTCGCCCGACATAACGAGCAATCCGGTGGACGACTGGGTACCGCCATTACTGCCATGTCAAATAGCGTTGGTTGGATCTCAAATGAGAATGCGGAGCAAAATTCCATTCTTAACCAGATTGTGTCAGGTGCATACGGAGCGCCTGTTAGAGTCGGACCCTGGTAA
- a CDS encoding heterokaryon incompatibility protein (HET) domain-containing protein: MRLINTETLTLVEFLETDVPKYAILSHTWEDQEVTFQDFPHDAIRSRKRGFTKLQKLCELARQDGLQYAWADTCCIDKTSSSELTEAINSMFRFYLHADVCYAWLMDLPPDNRDIHYQLPKCRWFTRGWTLQELIAPRVLKFYDQTWAFRGTKSTLRQLITQITNISTAVLKDPARLSQLPVAQKMAWAASRQTTRIEDMAYSLLGIFDVNMPMIYGEGPRAFLRLQEEIAKEKNDPSLFAWRTSLSSPSSSGGDQKQTHHGMFASTPADFVNSGSIHLINDPMFSTEFLITNKGLRIDSDLFPVSDRIFFMDMNCVDFAPYGTSSATSTNHVSSSRRHIGILIKSHGGGVYSRVEADRFATPPGGNPLHSIRVFLPKHVSPSRSLYLETLFSYSFIFRRGVKPPTQAFLFTPLSYIPETEWDTRQHMFQTRGREDFAAYTHFRPDPSFTNCSDFILAFGGVKEEGKPWIGVALPDDLNIAPHLGDANKVGSAVRKKRHTTVKVRYDENLRRTYYVHASLRTARVGVDIVHFIDLSCTTERVPRARGNSSV; encoded by the coding sequence ATGCGCCTCATCAACACCGAAACCCTCACCCTCGTCGAGTTCCTCGAAACCGACGTCCCCAAATACGCCATCCTCTCACACACCTGGGAAGACCAAGAAGTCACCTTCCAAGACTTCCCCCACGACGCCATCCGCTCCCGCAAACGCGGCTTCACCAAGCTCCAGAAGCTCTGCGAGCTCGCCAGACAGGACGGTCTGCAGTACGCCTGGGCCGACACCTGCTGCATCGACAAGACCAGCAGCTCCGAGCTGACAGaggccatcaactccatgttCCGGTTCTACCTCCACGCGGACGTGTGCTATGCCTGGCTCATGGACCTCCCGCCGGATAATCGCGATATTCACTACCAGCTGCCCAAGTGTCGGTGGTTCACACGAGGGTGGACGCTGCAAGAGCTCATCGCCCCGCGGGTCCTCAAGTTTTATGACCAGACGTGGGCGTTTCGCGGGACGAAGAGTACTCTTAGACAGCTCATTACGCAGATTACGAATATTAGTACTGCTGTTCTCAAGGATCCTGCAAGACTCAGCCAACTCCCTGTCGCACAGAAGATGGCGTGGGCGGCAAGTCGACAGACTACGCGCATTGAGGACATGGCGTATAGCTTGCTGGGCATCTTCGACGTCAACATGCCAATGATCTACGGTGAAGGGCCACGGGCATTCTTGCGCCTACAGGAAGAAAttgcaaaggagaagaacgaCCCTAGCCTATTTGCGTGGAGAACATCGCTATCATCACCATCGTCGTCAGGAGGAGACCAGAAGCAAACACATCACGGTATGTTCGCCTCTACGCCCGCAGACTTTGTCAACTCAGGATCCATCCACCTCATCAACGACCCCATGTTCAGCACCGAATTCCTCATCACAAACAAAGGCCTCCGCATCGACTCTGACCTTTTCCCCGTCAGCGAccgcatcttcttcatggaCATGAACTGCGTCGACTTTGCTCCCTACGGAACCTCCTCAGCAACCTCCACCAACCACGTATCAtcaagccgccgccacatcggcatcctcatcaagtcccacggcggcggcgtctaTAGCCGCGTCGAAGCAGACCGCTTCGCCACACCCCCCGGCGGAAACCCCCTCCACAGCATCCGCGTCTTCCTCCCCAAGCACGTCAGCCCCAGCCGCTCGCTCTACCTCGAGACCCTCTTCAGCtactccttcatcttccgGAGGGGCGTCAAACCACCTACTCAAGCCTTTCTCTTCACGCCGCTCTCTTACATCCCCGAGACGGAGTGGGATACCCGCCAGCACATGTTTCAGACTCGCGGGAGAGAGGACTTTGCTGCTTACACGCATTTCAGACCGGATCCTAGTTTCACAAATTGCAGTGATTTCATATTAGCTTTTGGGGGTGTGAAAGAGGAAGGAAAGCCGTGGATCGGGGTTGCGCTCCCCGACGATTTGAACATAGCACCTCATCTAGGGGATGCTAATAAAGTAGGTAGTGCCGTGCGAAAAAAGAGACACACGACCGTCAAAGTTCGGTATGACGAAAACTTGCGGAGAACGTATTATGTGCATGCTTCATTGAGGACAGCTAGAGTGGGTGTGGATATTGTGCACTTCATCGATCTGAGCTGCACTACCGAGAGAGTTCCGAGAGCCAGAGGGAATTCGAGTGTGTAG
- a CDS encoding protein kinase domain-containing protein, with the protein MEICETGEAFVEKDDDLVFDHTKIILKGADDEFFYAKTNSREHQIPQIDVNSLDISRIPADHIWPLADSTFTRAPDPLPSTSYLKRPSLLYYEDTHDTSEYSHQILTEIEACEILRRNPHPNIAQYLGCLVKDGRVRGLCFTRYSITLAQLLRDGTDFNKSHCLLGIKAGVRHLHDLGLVHNDLNPSNIMMHGDDAVIIDFDSCKREGEELGLKRWTVGWALDNQDYARRENDVYSFSKIEEALLEDASSPAQTPT; encoded by the coding sequence ATGGAGATTTGCGAGACCGGCGAGGCGTTCgttgagaaagatgatgacCTCGTTTTCGACCACACCAAGATCATCCTGAAAGGAGCCGATGACGAATTTTTCTATGCCAAAACGAATTCCCGCGAGCACCAAATTCCTCAGATAGACGTCAATAGTTTAGATATCTCTAGGATTCCCGCGGACCATATCTGGCCTTTGGCTGATTCCACGTTCACTCGCGCTCCCGATCCGCTACCTTCAACCTCCTATCTGAAGCGGCCCAGCCTTCTGTATTACGAAGATACACACGACACTTCCGAGTACAGCCATCAAATTTTGACTGAGATCGAGGCGTGCGAGATCCTGCGAAGAAACCCACACCCCAATATTGCTCAGTATCTAGGCTGTCTTGTGAAAGATGGCCGAGTAAGAGGACTCTGCTTCACGAGATACTCCATAACCCTTGCACAATTGCTTCGAGACGGGACAGATTTCAACAAAAGTCATTGCTTGCTCGGGATCAAAGCAGGAGTACGCCATTTGCACGACTTGGGACTTGTACACAACGATTTGAACCCATCAAATATCATGAtgcatggagatgatgctgtcatTATAGACTTTGACTCGTGTAAGCGTGAAGGAGAGGAATTAGGTTTGAAGAGATGGACAGTTGGATGGGCGCTGGACAATCAGGACTATGCGAGGCGAGAGAATGATGTCTATAGCTTCTCGAAGATAGAAGAGGCTCTACTTGAGGACGCTTCATCACCGGCTCAAACTCCAACATAG